The DNA sequence CATTATCTGGCTAAAGCCGATAAATAGCCCCATATAGTTTGAGCAATATGTATATAGCACGCAAGCTGTCTGAGGAGCCAATATAGCCTCGTTATATAGCTGACAATATAACGACAGTTGTTGCCTAAGTAACAAACCCCATTCTTTGGTATTTAATGCAAGCCCCTTATTTTAGCGGCTTCTAGCGTGTTACTGGCTTGGCTCTAGATTTGCAATTGAGTTCATTAAAGCGGTTATTCAGTAAGCCTTGCTAATAGTAGCGGGGCAAATAGCTGACCAAGCGGCGTTATATAGGACGGTATACAGTGGGTAAAATTAAATCTAGTCATCATACCGCTGCGGGTCATGGCAATATTGCCCGCAGCCAGTTAGCGCCATTTCTTAGTGACCATAGAATAAAGCTGTTAGATGCCATTCATCAGCATGGTTCTTTAAGTGCGGCAGCACGTGCATTGCCAATGTCTTATAAGGCGGCTTGGGACGCTTTAGATGCCATGAACAACTTAGCTGATCAGCCGCTAGTGGTTAAACACAGTGGCGGTAAACAGGGTGGGGGGACTAGCCTAACCCGCTATGCCTTGCGTTTAGTCGCGTTGTATAAAGCTTTAGACCAAGAATACCAACAAGCCTATCAGCAGCTAGAACCCAAGTTACACGCCCCCCTTAGTGAAGACGATTTACACGTTGCCCAATATCGCCAATTGCTGCGCCGAATGAGCGTGCGCAGCAGTGCCCGAAACCAACTCGCTGGCACAGTGGTAGCGATTAGTTTAGGCGCGGTAAACAGCCTAGTGAAGGTAGAAGTTTCAGAAGGGGTAATTATCGTGGCAATGATTAGTTGTGAGTCTTTAAGCCCCTTATCTATAGCGGTTGGTAGTCAGGTTTTGTGTTTGATAAAAGCCTCTCATATGATGGTTCAACCGCCCAATCAACATCAACTATTCACCAATAACCAATTATTAGCAAAGGTAGCGCGGATCACTAAAGGCGCGGTATGTGACGACATCAGCATGACGATTGCCGGACAGAAAACGCTGGCAGCGGTGGTGCCTTGCGAAACCGTAGCAAGCTTAGCCTTAGCAGAATCGAGCCAGGTTACTGTTAGCTTTTCGGCTTCTTCAGTGATTGTTTGTTGTTATTAACAGTGACCCCAAGGAGTGGTTAAGCATGCATAGTCAATACTCATTGTTACTGCTAATTCTGTGGCTAATAATACCCAGCCAAGCCTTGGCCGAAGAGTTACGCGTTGCCGTGGCTGCTAACTTTTATAAACCCTTACTGGCCATAGCGGCGCAATTTGAAAAAGAGACTGGTCATAGCATTCAGCTTTCGGCGGGATCTACCGGCAAATTGTATGCGCAAATCATTAATGGTGCGCCGTTTGAGGTGTTTATAGCGGCCGACAATACCCGCCCCGGCAAGCTGGTGGCTGCCGGATTAGCGCTGGCTGATAGTCAATTTACTTATGCTCAAGGCAAGCTGGTGCTGTGGTCTGCCAACACACAGCTTATCGCGCAAAGCCCTAAGGTACTCACTAAGGCACAGATACAACATGTAGCCATTGCCAACCCTAAAATTTCGCCCTACGGCGCCGCCGCTATAGCGGTGCTTAAGCAGCTTG is a window from the Agarivorans sp. TSD2052 genome containing:
- a CDS encoding TOBE domain-containing protein, translating into MGKIKSSHHTAAGHGNIARSQLAPFLSDHRIKLLDAIHQHGSLSAAARALPMSYKAAWDALDAMNNLADQPLVVKHSGGKQGGGTSLTRYALRLVALYKALDQEYQQAYQQLEPKLHAPLSEDDLHVAQYRQLLRRMSVRSSARNQLAGTVVAISLGAVNSLVKVEVSEGVIIVAMISCESLSPLSIAVGSQVLCLIKASHMMVQPPNQHQLFTNNQLLAKVARITKGAVCDDISMTIAGQKTLAAVVPCETVASLALAESSQVTVSFSASSVIVCCY
- the modA gene encoding molybdate ABC transporter substrate-binding protein — translated: MHSQYSLLLLILWLIIPSQALAEELRVAVAANFYKPLLAIAAQFEKETGHSIQLSAGSTGKLYAQIINGAPFEVFIAADNTRPGKLVAAGLALADSQFTYAQGKLVLWSANTQLIAQSPKVLTKAQIQHVAIANPKISPYGAAAIAVLKQLGCYSTLANKLVEGQSVSQTFQQLSSGAATLGFIALSQVYSEQTISRGSAWVVPSHYYPAILQDAVLLKVAEHKPVAREFLAYLQSPSVVALIRAYGYAVH